In Juglans microcarpa x Juglans regia isolate MS1-56 chromosome 1S, Jm3101_v1.0, whole genome shotgun sequence, the genomic stretch CAAAGTATACGGACTCAGTCAGTGGGTGGGTAATTTATAGtgatttgaatttagagatgagttgagatggtttgtgaataatagaataaaagttaaattatttattattattttgtgtgaaaatttgataaaattgttttgggatttgaaaaaaattaaattatttattatattttgtgtgagaatttgataaagttgtaatgatgagtttagttgagttgagGTAGATTTCGAATACAAACGAGGCTGTTCtcatttggattcagaaatcatctcatctcatcatctcgtcattacaaattttcacacaaaatataatcaacaatttaacttttttaaattttaaaataataataatattaaaaaataatattttatttaatacatataaaatcatttcatttcatcttatctgatCATCTAAACGAGCGCTTaaattatcatattatatctAAACAATTTAAACCTACTTAGGACTTGTTTTGTGAATGTATCGGTGAGAACGagtaatttttgtaaaagaaataaaataattaggcatgatgacagaaaatattaaaaaaaaaatgatagaaggaaaggatgaggaggaggaaagtaaaaggagagaaaataagaggGGGCAGTTTACACGTCCATGCTAGAGAGTAGAACAGCAAATGATTATTATTCAGTTTAGACTTTCAATGGTAAAAGCCAAATGCCGTGACTTTCTGGCTTTGCAAGTCAAACGCCGTGGCTTTTAAATTGTTTCATTAGTTAGTAGTTGGCAGTTGGTTTCTCCCTAAATGTCATTTATTTTCCGTACTAAATAGCCCTTGAAAatttccaaaaattcaaaaaatcatcttcagaataatatttaaaaaaaatatacagctGCCACCCCTTAAACTGCTTTGTTGGGTCGTTTATTAGGGGAAACATGTCATAATATCGAATGAATAGTGTTATTTGAAGGTTTGTATACcacacatcatctatataatataatttaatttgtactattcaaattttaaaattcatttttcaatctaaattatgtcacataaataatatacaatgtaaattttttttaaaatataattattcgtGACCAATATGTCCCcaaatttaaaaagtgaaaaatgaagGTCCGAAACGGTTGGAACCGATCTCAATAACAAAAGCCGTAGACCAAGTATTTAAGCCTCGGCCCATCTGCAGACATTATAGTATGTGCTTGTTTTTGTTCAATTGTAATTTGCTCTGTTCTTTTGCCTCCTTGACCGTTTTATGATATCACTTTTCTTGGGCTTTGAGTGAATCAATGACCAAATTCcttgttccctttttttttggggggcttTCTGACTATGTACTCACTAGGCCTGTGCAAGAAGCCTGATGGGCCGCTCAACCCACACGACCCGACTGAGCCCACCCGACAAAAATTGGGTTCATCGGGTCAAAACTTAAAAACGGGTTTATGAAGTCGAGTCCATCGAATCTGTTGAAACTGACAGAGTCTTTTCTCCCACtgcgaaaccctagcctccatcatgTTCTTCGTAGCGTTCTCCCTTCTGTTGCTAGTTTCCTGGCCAGGGTTAGTTTCTTAAAAGCACTGAAATGCTTCTTACCTCTTCCTTTCGCTCTCTGTTTCACTTTCCACGATTCCAGCTGTCTTTTCTTCTAAAACCACTATGTTTTGGTTCGATTTCTCGTCATCCATTTCTTCCCTTtgtttcttctcattctttttattctttggaGGAAAGaatatgcctttttttttcctactttcAGAAAGTTGATTTCCTGATTTTGGAAATGGCTATATTTTGTGGGTTTATGGTTTTTTGGCAATCGTGGAGTATACTTTGTTTAAATGATGCTAAAATAGCTTCTTCATGTTGCATAACTACCCGAAACCTGCATAGAAAGTGAACTTCTTCATATTGCCTGTTATGAGGCATGTGGGTTGAAGGCTAATGAAGAGAAGAATGGGCTAGATTTGATCGATTATCTTCTATCCACTTTGATTTACATTTACATTTCCATTTACATGAAAGATCATAACATGGTCTTAGGTTTTGGCTAATACTTTCCatgatgattttgtttttgctgCAGTTATTGGCAGGGTCAGTAAAGGAGTTCATCATGAATtggattttggattttttagattttcttcagtatttttttgttagaaaccTGCCCTTTTAGTGTACCACAGTCTGTTTGTAATGTAAATGGTGAAGAAGAAGGTGAACAAAATGCTGGAAGCCACAAGAAAATAGATGCACAGTCGGTGTTTGATAAAAGTCCTCAAATGGAATTGTAAACGATCTAGTCGATTTTTAATAGCTTGAATCCAACTTTTTGTATGTCTTCATGGATTCTGAGATTTGAATATACTCTCAacgttgtttatttttttattttttataaacccTCAACTATTGTTATTATTTACTGAGAAAGTGGCTAAGAATCCAAACAACAACGAAAAAAAACCCACCGACCCAACCCGCACATTAACGGGTTAGGTCGGACCGGATTTGCGCTCAAGTAGTAGCGGGTCGGGTCGGACTAGATTCAGACCCGGTTAAATGTCATCGGGTTGCAGGACTAGTACTCACGCAAAGCCTGTTCAATTATTATCTTTTCTGAAAATTGAAGTAAGTTAAttatttaagagaaaatatGCACATCAGTCTATAGCCGCAGCACACCATGTGctgagttcaaaaaaaaaaatatatatatatatatatatcatgtgaggTGTGCGGAGAGTGCGGCTGATATATAGCCGCACTCATTATGGATTTGAACTCAGAATCTATATTCTAATACCACATTAATTGCTTACCCAAGTCACCAAAAGATGCAAGACATACCTCTCTCTCTAGGAAAAAAACCTCTCGCTTCTCTCTAAACCTTTCCAGACTCATAACTGCGAaaggggtgggagcttcggctcctccctcctcttctttcttttttccttccccttccctctcttctgtcctttttattttcggcgtagtatttttttggttttagtttTGTGTTTTTCAGACCAAATAAGGGAGGATCGCCGTTCGGGTCTTTCCAACCGTCGCCTTTCTACACGCGCCCCACCGGGATGATGCCTaaccgccgatcttcaagaccaccaaatCCGGAGTCCATCGGAGTGGAGCGTAGCCAGCACGCGCGGGGCGAAATTTCTGGATCTGTTGGCGTGTGGCCATCATGCGCATCTGAGGAAACCTCTGCCGATACCACGCTCGGCTTCTCTAGACTCCATGACTCCGGGACTTCCAAGATTAACCGTCGGCTTTCCTCCCTGAGTGACCATTACCCTGCACGCGCCACTTCAGAAGCATCGTGCACTGTTCATCCGTCTTGCTTTTCTGTTTCTCTGATTGTTCCATTTTCAGTGTTTTTGCTGGTGtttgtttttctgttctttGGTTGACCTGAGTAATGTGTTGGACCTTTGGATTGGATGTAATCTGGGGCAAGGGCTATACGAGAGTGGTGGGCGATGTCACGGTTGGAGATCGTACGGCCAGTGCTTGCGCGTAGGTGCTGCCTGCGCAGTGGAGGCTGTTTTGTGTGTGCGTGAGCTGGGTGCTCGTGCCGTCAGGGCTCGAGATGCCGATGCTTGCGGTAGGCATGACGTCCGGGGTTACACCAGTGCTTGTGGTTCAGTAGTTTAGTTGTTAGTCAGTAGTTGTTTAGTTGTTAACAGGTTTTATTTGTAGTTAGTAGTTGtttaatattgaataaaatagaaataggctattggatttaGTGACCATAACAGTATCCCATACTTTTCCTCCCTGGGAGGACAGAGGGGATCTTCAAGTTCTGTTTTACAGAACGCTTTCTCTGTTAGGAGATAGTTTGTTGAGAAATTAAGACAAAGTCTActacaaaggaatttgtgtgtgGGAAAACCCCAGACCTGATGCGTAGTTTGGCTTATAGTCTGAATTTTTCCATATATTaagtcacagttgtaacttcggtttattaatgaaatgagtgtgtttccattaaaaaaaaaataccacattaatttattatttgttcaaaaaaataaaaagatggaaagaaataaatttaatcattcaATTTGTATACGTTGTCTATTAATGACATTTTAAGGAAAAGAATGATTCAAGCTGGCACTCAAACCTTCAAATGTCGATACAAGATTATTGTTTCTTGAATCTCAATTCAGGAAAACAAATGATGCCAACAAACACGGGGGATATAGACTGTAGGATTCAAAAAAGTAAGATATGCAAGTCATTTTACTTCGTgtcaaacaatatatatatagaaattttatttataatcctGAGTGGGGGATTGCGTGTCTTATTGCTGAATGcgtgtaaaaggaaaaaaattattttaaaaaaaatattattgtaacttttaattttttttaaatataactatatcaaTTTGCAGATCCTAAATAGAGATTGTATGTAAActaactcatatatataatatgaaatgaatagatagatttttttgaaggaaaatgaatagatagacttgatgtgatatttaaattgtaaaacattttttcttttatccgTAACACATGATCAAGTCACTAATTTCTCTTGTACGCTATCTAACCTTTTCGCCAAACCAAACAATTTCGTATGGAATTGGGTTAAACATAATCAATCTGTTTAAGAGTATAAAAGACAAAGGTTTATTGGTTCGGTACATTAGTCGAGTAATGTTTGAATTACATCACCACTCTTCAAGTTATAAACGTGATTTTTCATTTAGATCGTACAATTAATTCAAGGCTATTGGAATAATGTCAAAGTTCGATTGCGTGCACAGAAGTATGTCATGATACGCGCAACAACGACCTAAGAGAAGCTCCTCATGAATTACTTGGGAGACTAAAAGGAAAGCGAACGCGTGCGGTGGAGCAGCAGTACCAATATTATTAATTGGTATTGCAAACATATATAGTAACATTTCTCATTGCTAATCTATCTAGCTACCACTACTCCACTTCCGGCCATTTGTGCCTAGCTCGCCTTCGAGGTTCGAAAAACTAATGTACGTAGGTGAAGCTTGAATATTTCCACCTTCAAGCATTAAATTAATTGccaattttttttgctttttgggAACCTGCAGGGAAGTTAGCAGGCCTGTTTATTGAACAATGACATATATATGGATCTAATCACAATGACTGATGAGACGGCAGCAAGCAAACCTCAGCTTTGCAGCTCAACCCAATCAAAATATTGGGATTTTAAGCTGCAAAAGCTAGCTCAAGTTGCACTTAATAACTTCAAATCGCTATTGTTTATTGATGCCGATTAATTTATCTACTTACAGATAAAGGTACTATCATAAGTACAATGCATGTGATGAAAATTCTAAATCCAAaaccaaattataaaagaaaagaagaagtgtTGGTGGGGGGAGGCAGCTAGCTCGAGAGGATCGCGCTCGGAAGTCTCTCTCATGGCTACCTACCATCACCATCACCACCACCGAAAACTGAAAACTGCCTGGTTAAACTGGCCTCAACAATAGCATCCCCATCAGTATCGACCGAAGTCTGCGTGCTGGCCTTTTGAGAATACCATGACATAGTGGGAAAAGATTGCTCGTAGTTTTCCAACTGATCACGACCCCAAACAGTATAAGCACCCTTTTTGCTATATGGCAccaccaccatctcctcctccGGTAGCTCCGACTCCCCCTCGAGGTACCTCACCAACTGCCGCGTCGTGGGGCGTGCCTCGGGAGCATCATTGGAACATATTAACCCCAGCTTGAGCACCAAAACTGCCTCAACCCTATCAAAATTCCCCTCCAACCTTGGATCTACAACATCAAGTATTGCTCCTTCATTCCACTTCTTCCACACCCACTCCGCCAGCAATATGGGCTCTTGATCAGGGGATGTTTTGGAATCTATGGGTCTTCTACCACATGCCATTTCTAGCAACAAAGCACCAAAGGCATACAGATCTGAGCTGGTTGTCGGCTTGCCCGTGCGCACGAGCTCAGGTGCCAAATAACCCAGCGTGCCCACCACCCTAGTAGTGCATGGGTTGGAGCCGTGCTCGTATAACTTAGCGAGCCCGAAATCACTCAGCCTTCCGTTAAAATCAGAATCCAATAGAACATTTCCTGCCTTGATGTCTCTGTGAACCACGGCCTGTTCCCACTCCTCATGTAAATATAGAAGCCCTGAAGCCACGCCTTTGATGATCTTGAACCTTCGCTCCCAGCTTAGGATTACTGTGTTAGGCTCGTCAAAGAGGTGCTTATCCAAGCTTCCATTGggcataaaatcataaacaagTAGCAGGTCGCCTTCCCGACGACACCAACCCAATAATTGAACCAAGTTTCTATGGCGAAGACGACCAATACTAGCAACCTCCGACAAGAATTCTTGCAAGCCCTGTGTTGAATCATGTGAAATACGCTTAACAGCAACTTGGGTGTCTGTGTTTGTCAGAATTCCTTTATAAACTCGACCGAACCCGCCAGATCCAATTAGCTCGCTGAAACCCCTCGTTGCTTTCTTCAGCTCATTGTAAGAAAATCTATGAGGACCAATATCATGCTCCCAGGCTTCAACCACGTCAGCCTTCCCCATTCTCCTCACAATGTAAAAAGCCAAAGCGGTCCCCAAAATCACAATCAAAGCACCGGAAACTGAGACGCCAACAATTAGGCCTGTGCGATTCTTTTTGGTCCCAGGAATCGTGGGGAGCTTAGGGAGTTTATCAAGGTATAGATTTTTAGACTCTCCATTCATTTCGAAGCTCCAACCCAGGATATAATGCGAGCTCGCGGATGAACCAGTTGAAGCAGAAAAACCGACGTACATGGATTCTTGAAGAATTTCTGAGAGGTTCACTTGACCGGACAAAAGTACAGACCGAGGTTGAGCAGAATCCGGCGAAACCTTTACAACTAGTTCACTTGTTTGCGAATTATATATGACCCAAGCCTGAATTACCTGACCACTCTTCAAGTTAAGCTCTTCCTTGTTCGTAGGACTGCCCTTAAATCGAATGATACGAACAGATGTGTTCGATGAAACGCTATTGATGTCGATGCCAACATGGTTGTCATCGATGTCACCGAACTCCGAGTCCTTGACAGTGTCCATCTCGACCGCAAATACGTGGTTCGAGAAGTTCCCATTATTGCTGGCGTTGAATAGGCCAAGATAAGGACCTGGAGCACCCCCAAGGAGCTCTTTTGTAGGAGAGATCGTGAACGCGAGGCCATCGCCGCCTCGTTGCCCATGCTGGGTGATTATAGCAAAAGCGAACGAGGTGGAGAAGGACATGACTTCCCCGCTGGCGTTCTTGAAATGGATTGGGTGTGAATAAAACCCGTGGCCAACTACTTGGAGCGAGCCGTTTGTCAGCCGAAGTAGGCCATTTGTCTGAATCTCTGCAACGCCGTTTACGCTCATGTTGTTTCTTTCAGCACCGAACCCATCGGTGAGCTTCGTCAACAAGGGTCCACCATCGCCTACGTCAGACTTTACCGGGCATAAAAGCAGAACAAAAACACAGAAAGAAATGAGTTTGTCTGCCATGTGAGAGAAAAGAGAATTGGGCTTTGTGAggtagatgataaagaagctcAGGGTTTTATATGATTACTGACATGGTGGGTGTGGAAATTTCTGAAGTATAGTTTCtccatttttgttcttttgtctTTGTCTGGCGGATATGTGGagagaattattaaaaaaaaaaaaaaaaaaaaaagggggagtTTATGTACTGTGATGTTGGGTGGTGCTTGGAATGGGAGAAGCAACCTGTACCTGATGATTTCACATGGGACGGGAATTGAGGATGAGATGTATTTACagtcacttttatatttttttatttattttattgatgtggttgattaaaataattttttatattaaaaaaataatataattaattacattaataaagtgtatataaattatataaaaatatctgtatataaaattttttttattcaagatATGATTAAATACCAACGCACTAGTACggcaaaacaaagaagaaggaatagaaaaaaaaaaaaagagttgccaAGAGCCTATAGCGTGAAGACATATAATCCCCCACTCGATccctcattaaaaaaaaaaaaaaaaaaaaaggtaaaagatTTGTTTCTTCCACAAAATTAACTAGCTAGCAAGACTGATTTTTAGAGATCAGGATTTTCAAtgctcaaatttcataatttaaaaagatattaaaagacTATGCAAAATCTTATTGTATTTAAGATTTACAAGTAACATTTAGTAttgtaaaatttagataaaaaattacaagacGTGTTGCTGAAAGGTTCCTACCTACCGCTGCTTTGTTTTATCATGACTGTAATTTGTACGGCCTCGGACCCCAATGTGTTGTTCACTATGCAGGTGTAGTTTCATTACGAGACCTCTGAAGGTCACAGGAACGTGTCCTTTCGAAGATGGCAGGCCCTCTTTCTCTGGCTCTGTCTCCCCCAAAGTCCAGtgagttttcaataataaattaaaatatacatgATAGTGTTAATAAATACCGATCTTTTGCTTGCCGGTCATATCCAACCACAACGCGTCCCTCTAAAGGAATTCTTAGCCGCCAATCTGTCAAATGGTAAAAGAAGTTTGTCTAGCCGAGTGGCGAGTGTGGCTAGTGCGGATGGGGCTCACGTCGCCACATCAGAAGGAGATTTATGCTGCCACGCGTGGTATCATTGGTGCCAGCAGCTTTGAATCTTTCGGATTTGTGTGCTCGTTTTGTTCTCAGTGTTATGCATGTCCCGCACGTACTACCACCGTAGGTGGTGGTCCTTTATTGGTATATCGGAATATATTtagattgttatttttttatatttctgttTTCTCTAATCAGTAATCAAGACGATGTAATCGTGATAGTCTCTTATAATTAGACCGGATCAAAAAAATGTAGCACGCCCCTCTTGACTGCGACTTTTAGTCATCAATTTACAGTCTGTTTATCAATCTATATTAAAACCGCTTTAAAACGGCATCCCCCTGTGAGATTAGGTTAGAGTTAAATTTTTGGCTTAATAaccagttttttttatttttatttttggtgttatTTTTGCTGTGTTTGTGATGATTGTTGAAGACTCTCACCTCACTGAATCTTGTATCTTTGTAACCGTTTAGTTTATCTATACAATGCTTAActtgttgagaaaaaataaatctcaaaggtacttttgatatattatttgaaaaattattgtatgatttaaaaaaaaatcaattttttattataacatattaggaaaattttatacaccatattatcatctcacttttattctattaaataagatgtgacacatttatcaccattaaattatcaattaatttagagtaatgttatacaccacacttttatcatattttgatcatacttAGTAGTATgtaacacatttatcaccattagatgataaaaaaatatgaaataaatgatcatttaatagtgataaatgtgtcacatcttacttagataatagtatggtgtatataatttttcattaatttattatgagtaatgttatacaccactctctcattctattttgattatactaaataatatgtggcacatttatcaccattagatgataaagaagcatgcaataaatgattatttaatagtgataatgTGTCGCATTATACTTAGTGAGATGAAAGTAGATTGGTAGTATGATGTATATAATTTTGCATTTATTCTATATTAAGCAGCCACAATAATTATTCAGAATCTGTCACATCTGAGCGTAGCTTAACTCGTAATGTTGGTTGTCCGTAAAGAAAACTGGACGTGAAGGACCCTAATTTTAGAAGGATTGTGCTGGCGGGCCGCCTAGTTAtaaatttgttgtttttgttttgtttttttttaaatttaagtaGTTTTTTAACATTCTCAATTATAAGAATAAATCTACTTAGTCTCCCTCTATTTTATCTATACCGCACGAATCACTTgttaattttttgtctttcttttaaaatccccccccccccctcccctcttACTTTCCAAAAGAAAATCCCCCCCCCTTTACTTTCCCAATCTCCTCACCAACCACCCACCCATTTTCCTATGAGTAAAGTtagattttctcttttctcataCGCCCTCCTACCCTTTTTCATATTTCTGTACCCCCATGGACTACAAACTCGTTTGAATTGATTATCAAAGTACTCATGTTCAATAACATAACTGAGTTAATTATATGAAGTAGCTAGTACAAAAAAAGATCAAGAATATCACAAGAATTCAtgcattttttataaagagaaatactgtttataaaaatgataaaaatttcaaatgaaaatagCATAGTTTGAATGCACATATCGCCCCAACAACATCAGAAAAGATTCTTCTCAATGTAAAGTCAACAATTTGTTGAACCATAAATTCAGACATGCAAACACATAACACTTTTCTCATCGTTAATCTGTTCTAGCaatcaattttaattcaatCCAATGAGCACTTAAATGAAGCACAACAAAGCAAATTGGCCGGTGGGGGAGGAGCTCGCATGGACTGGCTTCCGTTTCACATAGGAGAGGGGAGAAACGGCGGCCGCCGGCCCCGGGGGGGGGGCTTGGCGggaacaaataaaaacaaaaaaaaaaaatataaaaattcggGCGGTGCAGATCAAATGGGAATGTGTAGTTTTACtccaattataatatatatttagatatatagttttattaataatcatttttttaattattaaataaaaattaaaaaaaataaatacatgaaccgGTAAGTACGGCgttgcgtgcatgcatgcacgcatgaCCACGAGCCTGtcaataaaagaaacaaagttggaagaaaaaaaaaaaaaaaaaaaaacaaagtaaatgATAGATCAATGACGTACTTTGACATCCCACGGTAAACTGTAAAGtcgcttttccttttttttcatgaaaCGAATGGGAAGGGTCCGATGACGTGTACAGCTCACCTAGTTAGAAATTAGCTAGGTGGCCAGCCAGACTGCCAGTGTCAAACAATGGCAGTTGGGTTCCCTAATGAAATCTTGGACTTTAAAAtcttatgtttgttttttttttttttccttatctccAGTGTTCTGCTAGACGTTAGATTGATTtcatgatagaaaaaaaaaaaaaaaaattagaaatagaaaaaatttatttataagtctttttattattaatgaatATGTATTTAACATGTGGaaaccttatatatataagttattatatataaaaaaattagtatttttaatattttaaaacacaagtcccgaaaataataaaaatatcccGAGTCTTGGACCCGTCTAAAATGTTCTCCTTTGACCTCCCTCCAGATATTTCAGGTCCCCCATATATATAAG encodes the following:
- the LOC121246376 gene encoding L-type lectin-domain containing receptor kinase S.4-like; protein product: MADKLISFCVFVLLLCPVKSDVGDGGPLLTKLTDGFGAERNNMSVNGVAEIQTNGLLRLTNGSLQVVGHGFYSHPIHFKNASGEVMSFSTSFAFAIITQHGQRGGDGLAFTISPTKELLGGAPGPYLGLFNASNNGNFSNHVFAVEMDTVKDSEFGDIDDNHVGIDINSVSSNTSVRIIRFKGSPTNKEELNLKSGQVIQAWVIYNSQTSELVVKVSPDSAQPRSVLLSGQVNLSEILQESMYVGFSASTGSSASSHYILGWSFEMNGESKNLYLDKLPKLPTIPGTKKNRTGLIVGVSVSGALIVILGTALAFYIVRRMGKADVVEAWEHDIGPHRFSYNELKKATRGFSELIGSGGFGRVYKGILTNTDTQVAVKRISHDSTQGLQEFLSEVASIGRLRHRNLVQLLGWCRREGDLLLVYDFMPNGSLDKHLFDEPNTVILSWERRFKIIKGVASGLLYLHEEWEQAVVHRDIKAGNVLLDSDFNGRLSDFGLAKLYEHGSNPCTTRVVGTLGYLAPELVRTGKPTTSSDLYAFGALLLEMACGRRPIDSKTSPDQEPILLAEWVWKKWNEGAILDVVDPRLEGNFDRVEAVLVLKLGLICSNDAPEARPTTRQLVRYLEGESELPEEEMVVVPYSKKGAYTVWGRDQLENYEQSFPTMSWYSQKASTQTSVDTDGDAIVEASLTRQFSVFGGGDGDGR